One segment of Manihot esculenta cultivar AM560-2 chromosome 4, M.esculenta_v8, whole genome shotgun sequence DNA contains the following:
- the LOC110612906 gene encoding aquaporin TIP3-1 codes for MDLSPQQDDNNHHSFSKSLENCEAINNVTGTKSPKTSFLVFVGAYEFFSPEMWRAVLVELVATACLLFTLTICILSCLESREPEPKLLVPFAVFIIAFFFLLATVPLSGGHMSPVFTFIAALKGVITLVRAIFYILSQCVGSIMAYMVIKSVMNNATVEKYSLGGCMIDGNGGGIAPGTALVLEFSCTFVVLFVGVTVAFDKRRFKELGLIMVCVILAASMGLAIFVSITVTGRAGYAGVGLNPARCLGPALLHGGSLWHGHWVFWVGPCLACTVYYVYTLTLPRDRMGSVDED; via the exons ATGGATTTGTCGCCCCAACAAGATGATAATAATCACCATTCATTCTCAAAATCGCTTGAAAATTGCGAGGCAATCAATAATGTCACAGGGACAAAGTCCCCCAAGACAAGTTTTCTTGTTTTTGTTGGTGCCTATGAATTCTTTTCACCAGAG ATGTGGAGAGCAGTACTCGTGGAGCTAGTAGCAACAGCTTGTCTATTATTCACACTAACCATTTGCATACTCTCATGCTTGGAATCACGTGAGCCTGAACCCAAGCTTCTAGTCCCATTCGCCGTCTTCATTATCGCTTTCTTCTTCCTCTTAGCAACAGTTCCATTATCTGGGGGTCACATGAGCCCAGTTTTCACCTTCATTGCAGCTCTCAAAGGTGTTATAACTCTTGTTCGTGCCATCTTCTACATCTTGTCTCAATGTGTAGGTTCAATAATGGCTTACATGGTAATCAAGAGTGTGATGAACAATGCTACAGTAGAGAAGTATTCATTGGGTGGCTGCATGATTGATGGAAACGGGGGAGGGATAGCTCCAGGAACTGCACTGGTGCTGGAATTTTCTTGCACTTTTGTGGTGTTGTTTGTTGGTGTAACGGTGGCGTTTGACAAGAGAAGGTTCAAGGAGCTAGGCTTAATAATGGTCTGTGTGATATTGGCTGCATCCATGGGACTTGCAATTTTTGTGTCGATTACTGTAACTGGGAGAGCTGGGTATGCTGGTGTGGGGCTGAATCCTGCGAGATGCTTAGGTCCAGCACTGTTGCATGGAGGTTCATTGTGGCATGGGCATTGGGTCTTTTGGGTTGGGCCTTGTTTGGCTTGCACTGTTTATTATGTTTACACTTTGACCTTACCAAGGGATAGGATGGGAAGTGTAGATGAAGATTAG
- the LOC110614020 gene encoding protein NTM1-like 9, producing MDSGIGYRFHPTDEELVNHYLRLKMLGYDDQVQEIPEVNLLDFEPWDLPHIEHPEAAIANNSNDQVWYFFCPRNYKYSNSNRAKRTTNAGYWKVTSKDRRINENGIKKTLVFYQGRPKGVKTNWVMHEYNPTFGFRTQRDLVLCKLKRRPDDADDVDDVPTQEEGGSSTMVASASGNNAADEDSSQLQAYMDSLGGINETDYNLNSAMQWPTNYYN from the exons ATGGACTCTGGAATTGGATACAGATTCCATCCAACCGATGAAGAATTGGTGAATCACTACCTGAGGCTGAAGATGCTTGGCTATGACGATCAAGTCCAAGAGATCCCAGAAGTTAATCTCTTGGATTTTGAACCCTGGGATTTGCCTC ATATCGAGCATCCAGAGGCAGCGATAGCTAATAATTCGAATGACCAAGTGTGGTATTTCTTTTGCCCTCGCAATTACAAGTACTCAAACAGCAATCGGGCAAAAAGGACAACAAATGCTGGAtactggaaggtgacaagcaAGGATCGTCGTATCAACGAGAATGGTATTAAAAAGACTTTGGTTTTCTATCAAGGTCGTCCAAAAGGTGTCAAGACCAATTGGGTCATGCATGAGTACAATcccactttcggcttccgaacccAG AGGGATCTCGTTCTTTGCAAGTTAAAGAGAAGGCCAGATGATGCAGATGATGTAGATGATGTTCCAACCCAGGAAGAAGGTGGATCAAGTACCATGGTGGCTTCTGCTTCTGGAAATAATGCGGCAGAT GAAGACTCATCTCAGCTACAAGCATACATGGATTCATTGGGTGGCATTAATGAGACAGATTACAATCTTAACTCTGCAATGCAGTGGCCGACAAACTATTATAACTAA
- the LOC110614164 gene encoding uncharacterized protein LOC110614164, whose product MEKSSRSTEKTKKSGEEHGQVLDGSDIMELVENEEVFRSFVDHKFQELDRDKDGELSLKELEPAVADIGAALGLPAQGSSPDSDHIYSEVLNEFTHGKQEKVTKTEFKEVLSDILLGMATGLKRDPVVILRMDGEDLLDFINGPSYEPELVSIFSQLQSADGSLHDFIVKAFEKLTVDQGMPPSSDSWVTSNIVEPALESCTRQDHDKPISQETFLVEFKKAAELMAQRLKEQPVIVAHSENTFDGSGIKRLLTNKFELEKTLNAALENVPRDRNGKMSKEYLRVALDSLAPSAGLPPIGAVDEIDKVVDQVFKMIDADDGKLVKEDEFKRILTEILGSVMLQLEGNSISVSSNSVVHEPLASSSKLLQPTS is encoded by the exons ATGGAGAAGAGCAGCAGAAGCACAGAGAAAACAAAGAAAAGCGGAGAAGAACATGGGCAAGTTCTAGACGGTTCAGATATAATGGAGTTGGTTGAGAACGAGGAGGTGTTTAGGAGTTTCGTGGATCATAAGTTCCAGGAGCTTGATAGAGACAAAGACGGTGAGCTCTCTTTGAAGGAACTTGAGCCTGCTGTTGCTGATATTGGTGCTGCCCTTGGCTTGCCTGCTCAGGGTTCATCTCCTGATTCTGATCATATCTATTCTGAG GTTCTCAACGAATTCACCCATGGCAAGCAAGAAAAGGTGACCAAGACTGAATTCAAAGAGGTTCTCTCAGATATTTTACTAGGAATGGCTACTGGTTTGAAGCGAGACCCTGTAGTTATCCTCCGCATGGATGGTGAAGATCTCTTGGACTTCATCAACGGACCAAGTTATGAACCAGAATTGGTCTCCATATTTTCACAGCTACAATCAGCTGATGGATCCCTGCATGATTTCATCGTTAAAGCCTTTGAAAAGCTTACAGTTGATCAAGGAATGCCCCCATCTTCAGATTCCTGG GTAACGAGCAACATTGTGGAACCAGCCTTGGAATCTTGCACTAGACAAGATCATGATAAACCCATATCTCAAGAAACGTTCTTGGTGGAATTCAAAAAAGCAGCAGAACTTATGGCTCAACGTCTCAAAGAACAGCCTGTTATTGTTGCTCATAGTGAAAATACATTTGATGGGAGTGGCATTAAGAGACTATTAACCAACAAGTTTGAATTAGAAAag ACTCTGAATGCAGCTTTAGAAAATGTACCAAGAGATAGAAATGGGAAAATGTCCAAGGAGTATTTACGGGTGGCACTGGATTCATTGGCTCCATCAGCTGGTCTACCTCCAATTGGTGCTGTCGACGAG ATAGACAAGGTGGTAGATCAAGTGTTTAAGATGATCGATGCAGATGATGGAAAGCTGGTTAAAGAAGATGAGTTCAAGAGAATATTGACTGAAATCCTGGGGAGTGTTATGTTGCAATTAGAAGGAAATTCCATCTCAGTTTCTTCAAATTCTGTTGTGCATGAGCCTCTTGCTTCCTCCTCTAAACTTCTGCAGCCAACTTCCTAG